The following proteins are encoded in a genomic region of Burkholderia pyrrocinia:
- a CDS encoding LysR family transcriptional regulator produces the protein MTFDLRQLRAFTTIVACGSLGRAADALHVTQPALSRILKRLEDQVGAPLFERHSKGVQLTAFGDALLPHATLLQHEAEHAREELDAMRGFAKGTIKVGAVGSIASLVLPVAVGRVLDRWPNLRVEIIEGVWDRLAEGLNKHEIDLALSAHGPDTDEIVAIPECRWEDRSHIVAAPQHPLRALGRAPTLADTMHARWAIPPRGTAPFDHMRATFDAHGLALPDIAVETRSVTTLKSLVAHAGFLSWMAEPMYGAEQRAGTIDTLPVHEVVAVRTLTAFRRRHGILPGPAGKLLDELVALTREGR, from the coding sequence ATGACTTTCGATCTCCGACAATTGCGCGCCTTCACGACGATCGTCGCGTGCGGCAGCCTCGGCCGCGCGGCCGACGCGCTGCATGTGACACAGCCGGCGCTGAGCCGGATCCTGAAGCGGCTCGAGGACCAGGTCGGCGCGCCGCTGTTCGAGCGTCATTCGAAGGGCGTGCAGCTCACCGCGTTCGGCGACGCGCTGCTGCCGCATGCGACGCTGCTGCAGCACGAGGCCGAGCATGCGCGCGAGGAACTCGACGCGATGCGCGGGTTCGCGAAGGGCACGATCAAGGTCGGCGCGGTGGGCAGCATCGCGAGCCTCGTGCTGCCGGTCGCGGTCGGCCGCGTGCTCGACCGCTGGCCGAACCTGCGTGTCGAGATCATCGAAGGTGTGTGGGACCGGCTCGCCGAGGGGCTCAACAAGCACGAGATCGATCTCGCGCTGTCCGCGCACGGGCCCGACACCGACGAGATCGTCGCGATTCCCGAGTGCCGCTGGGAAGATCGCAGCCATATCGTTGCGGCGCCGCAGCATCCGCTGCGCGCGCTCGGCCGCGCACCGACGCTCGCCGATACGATGCATGCGCGCTGGGCGATTCCGCCGCGCGGCACCGCACCGTTCGACCACATGCGCGCGACCTTCGACGCGCACGGGCTCGCGCTGCCCGACATCGCGGTCGAGACGCGCTCGGTCACGACGCTGAAGAGCCTCGTCGCGCATGCGGGCTTCCTGAGCTGGATGGCCGAGCCGATGTACGGCGCCGAGCAGCGCGCCGGCACGATCGACACGCTGCCGGTGCACGAGGTCGTCGCGGTGCGCACGCTCACCGCGTTCCGGCGCCGCCACGGGATCCTGCCGGGGCCGGCCGGCAAGCTGCTCGACGAACTCGTCGCGCTCACCCGCGAAGGGCGCTGA
- the dalD gene encoding D-arabinitol 4-dehydrogenase, giving the protein MSESPSARAPVLLHIGAGSFHRAHQAWYLHRVNAAVPADERWSLTVGNIRDDMRATMDALAAQHGAYTLETVTPQGERAYETVRAITRVLPWSIDLAALIDAGADRACRIVSFTVTEGGYYLDEHNRLDVANADLAADLQGARTTLYGALAALLAERMKRGAGPLTLQSCDNLRNNGARFRAGMREFLEQRGAADLLAWFEANVATPSAMVDRITPRPTADVRERVLAATGIDDACPVMGEAFIQWVIEDRFAAGRPRWELAGAELVDDVHPYEEAKIRILNATHSCIAWAGTLAGHTYIHEGTHDAAIRRFAHDYVTQDVIPCLTPSPLDLARYRDVVLERFGNPYVLDTNQRVAADGFSKIPGFIAPTLVESFARGAAPVATAVLPALFLRFLERWARGTLPYAYQDGVMDESAARAIVGAADPVVALCASRPLWGSLAGNAALFEALRAGLARVDGWLAPR; this is encoded by the coding sequence ATGAGCGAATCGCCCTCCGCCCGCGCGCCCGTGCTGCTGCACATCGGCGCGGGCTCGTTTCACCGCGCGCACCAGGCGTGGTATCTGCATCGCGTGAACGCGGCCGTGCCGGCCGACGAACGCTGGTCGCTGACCGTCGGCAACATCCGCGACGACATGCGCGCGACGATGGACGCGCTCGCCGCGCAGCACGGCGCGTACACGCTCGAAACCGTCACGCCGCAAGGCGAACGCGCGTACGAGACGGTCCGCGCGATCACGCGCGTGCTGCCGTGGTCGATCGACCTCGCCGCGCTGATCGACGCCGGCGCCGACCGGGCCTGCCGGATCGTGTCGTTCACCGTCACCGAAGGCGGCTACTACCTCGACGAACACAACCGGCTCGACGTCGCGAACGCCGATCTGGCGGCCGACCTGCAGGGCGCGCGCACGACGCTGTACGGCGCGCTCGCGGCGCTGCTCGCCGAACGCATGAAGCGCGGCGCGGGCCCGCTCACGCTGCAGAGCTGCGACAACCTGCGCAACAACGGCGCGCGCTTTCGCGCGGGGATGCGCGAGTTCCTCGAACAGCGCGGAGCGGCCGACCTGCTCGCGTGGTTCGAGGCGAACGTCGCCACGCCGAGCGCGATGGTCGACCGCATCACGCCGCGCCCGACCGCCGACGTGCGCGAACGCGTGCTCGCGGCCACCGGCATCGACGACGCCTGCCCGGTGATGGGCGAAGCGTTCATCCAGTGGGTAATCGAGGACCGCTTCGCAGCCGGCCGGCCGCGCTGGGAGCTGGCCGGCGCGGAGCTGGTCGACGATGTGCACCCGTACGAGGAAGCGAAGATCCGCATCCTCAACGCGACGCACAGCTGCATCGCGTGGGCCGGCACGCTCGCGGGCCACACGTATATCCACGAGGGCACGCACGACGCGGCAATCCGCCGCTTCGCGCACGACTACGTGACGCAGGACGTGATCCCGTGCCTCACCCCGAGCCCGCTCGATCTCGCGCGCTACCGCGACGTCGTCCTCGAACGCTTCGGCAACCCGTACGTGCTCGACACCAACCAGCGCGTCGCGGCCGACGGCTTCTCGAAGATCCCCGGCTTCATCGCGCCGACGCTGGTCGAATCGTTCGCGCGCGGCGCCGCGCCGGTCGCCACCGCCGTGCTGCCCGCGCTGTTCCTGCGCTTTCTCGAACGCTGGGCGCGCGGCACGCTGCCGTACGCGTACCAGGATGGCGTGATGGACGAAAGCGCCGCGCGAGCGATCGTCGGGGCCGCCGACCCGGTCGTCGCACTGTGCGCGAGCCGCCCGCTGTGGGGCTCGCTCGCCGGCAACGCGGCGCTGTTCGAGGCGCTGCGCGCCGGGCTCGCGCGGGTCGACGGATGGCTCGCGCCGCGCTGA
- the xylB gene encoding xylulokinase produces MYLGIDLGTSEVKVLLLAPDGAVVGTAGSPFTVSRPHPRWAEQHPDDWWQGTLAALAALRERHRQAFAQVRGIGLSGQMHGAVLLGRDDRVLRPAILWNDMRSADECALLTERAPDLHALAGNLAMPGFTAPKLLWVAKHEPDVFAATACVLMPKDYLRFRLTGAKVSDPSDAAGTLWLDVARRDWSDALLAACGMTRDQMPRIVEGNAPSGTLRANIARELGLSEAVVVAGGGGDNATSALGIGAIHAGDGFVSLGTSGVLSVVGDRFMPNPASAVHAFCHAIPDRWQLMSVVLSAASCLRWVCKLTGTDEPALLAEVGALDADALATAPLFLPYLSGERTPHNDPYAQGVFFGMTHATERAHLGYAVLEGVTLGLADGLDALHAAGVETDQLSLIGGGARSAFWAQLIADALNVHTRQIGGGETGAALGAARLGWLAVGGDPQTVLTKPPVRAEYAPDAARHALLRERLDAFRTLYRHVRPLYEPSRARLA; encoded by the coding sequence ATGTATCTCGGCATCGACCTCGGCACCTCGGAAGTGAAGGTGCTGCTGCTCGCCCCGGACGGCGCGGTCGTCGGCACCGCCGGCTCGCCGTTCACCGTGTCGCGGCCGCATCCGCGCTGGGCCGAACAGCATCCGGACGACTGGTGGCAAGGCACGCTCGCCGCGCTCGCGGCGCTGCGCGAACGGCACCGCCAGGCGTTCGCGCAGGTGCGCGGCATCGGCCTGTCGGGCCAGATGCACGGCGCCGTGCTGCTCGGCCGCGACGACCGCGTGCTGCGCCCCGCCATCCTGTGGAACGACATGCGCAGCGCCGACGAATGCGCGCTGCTCACCGAACGCGCGCCCGATCTCCACGCGCTGGCCGGCAATCTCGCGATGCCGGGCTTCACCGCGCCGAAACTGCTGTGGGTCGCGAAGCACGAACCCGACGTGTTCGCCGCGACCGCGTGCGTGCTGATGCCGAAGGACTACCTGCGGTTCCGGCTGACCGGCGCGAAGGTGTCCGACCCGTCGGACGCGGCCGGCACGCTGTGGCTCGACGTCGCGCGCCGCGACTGGTCCGACGCGCTGCTCGCCGCATGCGGGATGACGCGCGACCAGATGCCGCGCATCGTCGAGGGCAACGCGCCGTCCGGCACGCTGCGCGCCAATATCGCACGCGAACTCGGGCTGTCGGAGGCCGTCGTGGTGGCGGGCGGCGGCGGCGACAACGCGACGAGCGCGCTCGGCATCGGCGCGATCCACGCGGGCGACGGCTTCGTGTCGCTCGGCACGTCGGGCGTGCTGAGCGTGGTCGGCGACCGCTTCATGCCGAATCCCGCGTCGGCCGTGCATGCGTTCTGCCATGCGATTCCCGATCGCTGGCAATTGATGAGTGTCGTGCTGTCGGCCGCGAGCTGCCTGCGCTGGGTCTGCAAGCTGACCGGCACCGACGAGCCCGCACTGCTCGCCGAAGTCGGGGCGCTCGACGCCGACGCGCTCGCGACGGCCCCGCTGTTCCTGCCCTACCTGTCCGGCGAGCGCACGCCGCACAACGATCCGTACGCGCAAGGCGTGTTCTTCGGGATGACGCATGCGACCGAGCGCGCGCATCTCGGCTACGCGGTGCTCGAAGGCGTGACGCTCGGCCTCGCCGACGGCCTCGACGCGCTGCATGCGGCCGGCGTCGAAACCGACCAGCTGTCGCTGATCGGCGGCGGCGCGCGCAGCGCGTTCTGGGCGCAGCTGATCGCCGACGCGCTGAACGTGCACACGCGCCAGATCGGCGGCGGCGAAACCGGCGCGGCGCTCGGCGCGGCGCGGCTCGGCTGGCTGGCCGTCGGCGGCGATCCGCAGACGGTGCTGACCAAGCCGCCCGTGCGCGCCGAATACGCACCGGACGCCGCCCGCCATGCGCTGCTGCGCGAACGCCTCGACGCGTTTCGCACGCTGTACCGTCACGTGCGGCCGCTCTACGAACCGTCGCGCGCGCGGCTCGCGTAA